The following proteins are co-located in the Candidatus Competibacteraceae bacterium genome:
- a CDS encoding ABC transporter ATP-binding protein, whose protein sequence is MNALLETRNLVKHFRGVNAVNGIDLAIPTGCCFGLLGPNGAGKTTTVEMLEGIQQPTAGHIRYRGETLGARFRQEVGIMFQSTALQDFITGRENLRMFGNFYARTLPFDELVEACALGEFLDRDTRKLSGGQRQRLLLAIALVNDPELIFLDEPTTGLDPQARRNFWELVHHIKARGKTILLTTHYMEEAYHLCDEIAIMDHGRIIAHGTPRELLEAHFDDVVLQLPAADFPDPPPPLSHTVVRGRNSVEILTRDVTTAIRELLAHDIPLARLQIRPRTLEDLFLELTGRELRA, encoded by the coding sequence ATGAACGCCCTGCTGGAAACCCGCAATCTGGTCAAGCACTTTCGCGGGGTCAACGCCGTGAACGGCATCGACCTCGCCATCCCGACCGGCTGCTGCTTCGGCCTGCTCGGCCCCAACGGCGCGGGCAAAACCACCACGGTCGAGATGTTGGAAGGCATTCAGCAACCGACCGCTGGCCACATCCGTTATCGCGGCGAGACTCTGGGAGCACGCTTCCGTCAGGAAGTCGGCATCATGTTCCAGTCCACGGCGCTGCAAGACTTCATCACCGGCCGCGAAAACCTGCGGATGTTCGGCAACTTCTACGCTCGAACCCTGCCGTTCGACGAATTGGTCGAAGCCTGCGCGCTGGGCGAGTTTCTCGACCGCGATACCCGCAAACTGTCCGGCGGCCAACGCCAGCGGCTGCTGCTGGCCATCGCCCTGGTCAACGACCCGGAACTGATTTTCCTGGACGAACCCACCACCGGTCTCGACCCACAGGCCCGCCGCAATTTCTGGGAACTGGTTCACCACATCAAGGCGCGCGGCAAGACCATCCTGCTCACCACCCATTACATGGAGGAGGCTTACCACCTGTGCGACGAAATCGCCATCATGGACCATGGCCGGATCATTGCCCATGGCACGCCGCGCGAGCTGTTGGAAGCCCACTTCGATGACGTGGTGCTGCAATTGCCGGCGGCGGACTTTCCCGATCCCCCTCCCCCGCTGTCGCACACCGTGGTACGGGGCCGAAATTCGGTGGAAATCCTGACCCGCGACGTTACCACCGCCATCCGTGAGTTGCTGGCCCACGACATCCCGCTGGCGCGGCTCCAGATCCGGCCACGTACCCTGGAGGATCTGTTCCTGGAACTGACCGGCCGAGAGTTGCGGGCGTGA
- a CDS encoding ABC transporter permease, with protein sequence MSFKRFWTVFVHRNWEFLRDRSSLTWNLLFPISLIAGFTFAFSGPGLDLYKVGLLHDTGNRNGSEFFQTRYIRFISITDLSAALTKVERHQLDMLFDPAERRYWINEESPKGYVLERILRGADARPTFSKQSVSGRAIRYVDWVLPGVLAMNMMFSCLFGVGYVIVRYRKNGMLKRLRATPLRPLEFLSAQITSRLLLVMVSTVLVFVGTDLFVGFAMFGSYLALFVVFTLGAVSLLSLGLLVAARATSEELAAGLLNALSWPMTFLSGVWFSLEGVHPFLQQCAQLAPLTHIIDASRAIMIDGAGLADVSGHLLVLAAMSLGFMLIGAWMFRWE encoded by the coding sequence GTGAGCTTCAAACGCTTCTGGACGGTGTTCGTGCACCGTAACTGGGAATTCCTGCGCGACCGATCCTCGCTGACCTGGAACCTGCTGTTCCCCATTTCCCTGATCGCCGGTTTCACCTTCGCCTTTTCCGGACCGGGACTGGATCTTTACAAGGTGGGGCTGCTCCACGATACCGGCAACCGCAACGGCAGCGAATTTTTCCAAACCCGCTATATCCGCTTCATCTCCATCACCGATCTGAGCGCCGCGCTGACCAAGGTCGAACGCCACCAGCTCGACATGCTGTTCGACCCCGCCGAACGGCGCTACTGGATCAACGAGGAATCGCCGAAAGGCTATGTGCTGGAACGGATACTGCGCGGTGCCGACGCCCGCCCGACCTTCAGCAAACAAAGCGTAAGCGGCCGCGCCATTCGCTATGTGGACTGGGTACTGCCCGGCGTACTGGCGATGAACATGATGTTCAGTTGTCTATTCGGGGTCGGTTACGTGATCGTGCGTTACCGCAAGAACGGCATGCTCAAACGCCTCAGGGCCACTCCGCTGCGACCGCTGGAATTTCTTTCCGCGCAAATCACCTCGCGGCTGCTACTGGTCATGGTCTCGACCGTGCTGGTGTTCGTCGGCACCGACCTGTTTGTCGGTTTTGCCATGTTCGGCTCCTATCTCGCCCTGTTCGTGGTATTCACGCTCGGCGCGGTCAGCCTGCTCAGCCTCGGCTTGCTGGTCGCCGCCCGCGCCACCAGCGAGGAATTGGCGGCGGGACTCCTGAACGCGCTGAGTTGGCCCATGACGTTTCTGTCGGGCGTCTGGTTTTCGCTGGAGGGCGTGCACCCCTTCCTGCAACAGTGCGCCCAACTGGCGCCGCTGACCCATATCATCGATGCCTCACGGGCGATCATGATCGATGGCGCCGGCCTGGCGGATGTCTCCGGGCATCTGCTGGTGCTGGCCGCGATGAGCCTGGGCTTCATGCTCATTGGCGCCTGGATGTTTCGGTGGGAGTAA
- the phaC gene encoding class I poly(R)-hydroxyalkanoic acid synthase yields MAKAPASPTPDGKKPDFNKLAQNFSKIIEQSQRVLQEFLKRQEGGDPLPIMDPAIISKSFQELFDKLLKNPDQLIEAQVNFWKNYLDLWQAASQRMQGKESKPLIAPPPGDKRFKDAQWAENAVFDFIKQSYLLAADSLQGLVHKVEGLDDKTARKVQFYTRQFVDAMAPTNFVLTNPTVLQATLDSGGENLVKGLQNLLEDVERGRGQVQIKMTDLKAFKPGENIAVTPGKVVFQNELMQLVQYNPSTPTVHQRPFLFVSPWINKFYIMDMRPKNSMVKWMVDQGFTVFMTSWINPDERLAHKKFEDYMLSIVEAMDAIEQATGEREINTAGYCLGGTILLTTLAYLAARKDRRVKSAICFACMTDFSEPGELEVFIDEELITLLEKQMGERGYLDGSQMAGVFSMLRANDLIWYFVVNNYLLGNDPYPFDLLYWNSDSTRMPRDMHSFYVRNMYQKNLLREPGGITLAGVPIDLRKIKTPVCFLSAFEDHIAPWTSTYAGTQLVGGPVKFVLSGSGHIAGVINPASSDKYGFWLNPNTPPNPDDWFKDAVKQEGSWWPDWLAWLQPHAGPQIPARTPGDGQLKPIEDAPGSFVKMRYDQ; encoded by the coding sequence ATGGCCAAGGCCCCCGCATCGCCCACCCCCGACGGCAAGAAACCCGACTTCAACAAGCTGGCTCAGAATTTTTCCAAAATCATCGAACAGAGCCAGCGGGTACTACAGGAATTTCTCAAGCGCCAGGAAGGCGGCGACCCGCTCCCGATCATGGACCCCGCCATCATCAGCAAGTCTTTTCAGGAACTATTCGACAAGCTGCTGAAAAACCCGGACCAGTTGATCGAGGCTCAAGTTAATTTCTGGAAAAACTACCTCGATCTGTGGCAGGCGGCCTCCCAGCGGATGCAGGGCAAGGAAAGCAAGCCGCTCATCGCGCCGCCGCCCGGCGACAAGCGCTTCAAGGACGCGCAGTGGGCGGAAAACGCGGTTTTCGACTTCATCAAACAGTCTTATCTACTCGCCGCCGACAGCCTGCAAGGGCTGGTTCACAAGGTCGAGGGACTGGACGACAAGACCGCCCGCAAGGTCCAGTTCTATACCCGTCAGTTCGTGGATGCCATGGCACCCACGAACTTCGTGCTGACCAATCCGACCGTGCTCCAGGCCACGCTCGATTCGGGCGGGGAGAATTTGGTCAAGGGTCTCCAGAATCTGCTGGAGGATGTGGAGCGCGGTCGCGGCCAGGTGCAGATCAAGATGACCGATCTCAAGGCATTCAAACCCGGCGAAAACATTGCGGTCACGCCGGGCAAGGTTGTCTTTCAGAACGAGTTGATGCAACTGGTTCAATACAACCCCAGCACCCCGACCGTTCACCAGCGACCGTTTCTGTTCGTCTCGCCCTGGATCAACAAGTTTTACATCATGGACATGCGACCCAAGAACTCCATGGTCAAGTGGATGGTGGACCAGGGCTTCACGGTGTTCATGACCTCCTGGATCAACCCGGACGAGCGGCTGGCGCACAAGAAGTTCGAGGACTACATGCTGTCCATCGTGGAAGCGATGGACGCCATCGAACAGGCCACCGGCGAACGGGAAATCAACACCGCCGGCTACTGTCTGGGCGGCACCATCCTGCTCACCACGCTAGCCTACCTCGCCGCCAGGAAGGACCGGCGGGTGAAGAGCGCCATCTGTTTCGCCTGCATGACCGATTTCAGCGAACCGGGCGAGCTGGAGGTGTTCATCGACGAAGAGCTGATCACCCTGCTGGAGAAGCAAATGGGCGAGCGCGGTTATCTGGACGGCAGCCAGATGGCCGGCGTATTCAGCATGTTGCGCGCCAACGATTTGATCTGGTACTTCGTGGTCAACAACTATTTGTTGGGCAACGACCCCTATCCCTTCGATCTGCTGTACTGGAATTCCGATTCCACCCGGATGCCCCGGGACATGCACAGCTTCTACGTGCGCAACATGTACCAGAAGAATCTGCTGCGCGAGCCGGGCGGCATCACTTTGGCGGGCGTGCCGATCGATCTGCGCAAGATCAAGACGCCGGTTTGCTTCCTGTCCGCCTTCGAGGATCATATCGCCCCGTGGACCTCCACCTATGCCGGCACCCAACTGGTTGGCGGGCCGGTGAAATTCGTGCTGAGCGGCTCGGGTCACATCGCCGGGGTCATCAATCCGGCCTCGTCCGATAAATATGGGTTCTGGCTCAATCCCAACACCCCGCCGAATCCCGACGACTGGTTCAAGGATGCGGTCAAGCAGGAGGGATCGTGGTGGCCGGACTGGCTGGCCTGGCTGCAACCGCACGCCGGCCCGCAAATACCGGCCCGCACGCCGGGTGACGGTCAACTGAAACCGATCGAGGACGCGCCGGGCTCCTTCGTCAAGATGCGCTACGATCAGTAA
- the dnaE gene encoding DNA polymerase III subunit alpha: protein MTTPFVHLRLHTEYSLVDGLVRIKSLVKQVAAAGMPAVAVTDMSNLFALIKFYKAALGAGIKPIIGVEVWVRRGDEPTRLVLLCQDLIGYRHLTRLVSRGYLEGQQRGVPAIDYRWLAGNTEGLIALSGGRAGELGQALLNDRMEQARNWLAEWRQLFPERFYLELQRTGRPQEEEYLEAVLDLAAATGTPVVATNEVCFLQREDFEAHEARVCIHDGAILGDANRPRRYSDQQYLRSPAEMAELFADVPEALENSVEIARRCNLQLELGKNVLPDFPIPAGTNIGDFFSAQARTGLEQRLQRLFDPAAPDFAERRQPYEQRLEIELKVIIQMGFPGYFLIVADFIQWARANGVPVGPGRGSGAGSLVAYALGITDLDPLAYDLLFERFLNPERVSMPDFDIDFCMEGRDRVIEYVARRYGRDRVSQIATHGTMAAKAVVRDVGRVLGHPYGYVDRIAKLIPFEIGITLDKAIEQEAELRRLYENDEEIRTLIDLARKLEGLARNVGKHAGGVVIAPSTLTDFSPLYCEEGDAGAVTQFDKDDVESAGLVKFDFLGLRTLTIIDWAVQATNRKRARAGEPPLDIATIPLNDAPTFDLLKRYQTTAVFQLESSGMKDLIRRLQPDCFEDIVALVALFRPGPLQSGMVDDFIDRKHGRARIEYPHPTLTTILQPTYGVILYQEQVMQIAQVLAGYSLGGADLLRRAMGKKDAEKMAKEREGFVKGATEHAVEPETASYIFDLIDKFAGYGFNKSHSAAYALVSYQTAWLKAHYPAAFMAAVLSSDMDKTDKVVVFIEECRCMGLKLAPPAINASEYRFTVGASGEILYGLGAIKGAGEGAIEALLRERERGGPYRDLFDLCQRVDLRKLNRRVLEALVRSGAFDELGANRATLAAQLPEALRLAEQHSRNDAAGQNDMFGLAAEETPARPPYAAVTESTDKPAVQLDCTATPPMGRLGNVQREWDEEERLRGEKETLGVYLTGHPINRLKSELTALGATRLRDLSENGGSSRRGNDRSLTVAGLVVSLRTRNANRGGRIAFVTLDDGGGRMELRIFPEVYEQHRLLIVEDAILLVQGNLGWDEFNQTTRLNVERVLDLDSARAERARRLQLRLDAEQCAAGVSRKLAGVLAEHRADGRCVVWVEYLGSSARVELAFGSDWRVKPCEALLRRLRELAGAEAVRLLYDPQPVTDRSAS from the coding sequence ATGACCACGCCCTTTGTGCACTTGCGCCTGCACACCGAATATTCGCTGGTGGACGGATTGGTCCGCATCAAGAGCCTGGTCAAGCAGGTGGCCGCCGCCGGGATGCCGGCCGTGGCAGTCACCGACATGAGCAATCTGTTCGCGCTGATCAAGTTCTACAAGGCCGCGCTCGGCGCCGGGATCAAACCGATCATCGGTGTGGAAGTTTGGGTGCGGCGGGGCGACGAACCGACGCGGTTGGTGCTGCTGTGCCAGGATCTGATCGGCTATCGTCACCTGACCCGGCTGGTCAGCCGCGGCTATCTCGAAGGCCAGCAGCGCGGCGTGCCAGCGATCGACTACCGCTGGCTGGCCGGCAACACCGAAGGCTTGATCGCCCTGTCCGGCGGCCGGGCGGGCGAACTGGGCCAGGCGCTGCTGAACGACCGAATGGAACAGGCCCGGAACTGGCTGGCCGAGTGGCGGCAACTGTTCCCCGAGCGCTTTTATCTGGAGTTGCAACGCACCGGGCGGCCCCAGGAGGAAGAATATCTCGAAGCCGTCCTGGACCTGGCGGCGGCGACTGGAACGCCGGTGGTGGCGACCAACGAAGTGTGTTTTCTCCAGCGCGAGGATTTCGAGGCGCACGAAGCGCGGGTCTGTATCCACGATGGCGCGATTCTGGGTGACGCTAACCGTCCCCGCCGTTATAGCGACCAACAATATCTGCGCTCGCCGGCGGAAATGGCCGAACTGTTCGCGGATGTGCCGGAGGCGCTGGAAAATAGCGTCGAAATCGCCCGTCGCTGCAACCTGCAACTGGAACTGGGCAAAAACGTGCTGCCGGATTTTCCCATCCCGGCGGGCACGAACATCGGCGATTTTTTCTCGGCCCAGGCCCGCACCGGCCTCGAACAGCGGCTACAGCGGCTGTTCGACCCTGCCGCGCCCGATTTCGCCGAACGCCGCCAGCCCTACGAGCAGCGGCTGGAAATCGAACTGAAGGTCATCATCCAGATGGGCTTTCCCGGCTACTTTCTGATCGTGGCCGATTTCATCCAGTGGGCACGCGCCAACGGAGTGCCGGTCGGGCCGGGGCGCGGTTCCGGCGCCGGTTCGCTGGTGGCCTATGCGTTGGGCATCACCGATCTGGACCCGCTGGCCTACGACCTGTTGTTCGAGCGCTTCCTCAACCCCGAACGGGTATCGATGCCGGATTTCGACATCGATTTCTGCATGGAAGGGCGCGACCGGGTGATCGAGTACGTCGCCCGGCGCTACGGTCGCGACCGGGTGTCGCAGATCGCCACCCACGGCACCATGGCGGCCAAGGCGGTGGTGCGCGACGTCGGCCGGGTGCTGGGCCATCCCTACGGCTACGTCGACCGCATCGCCAAGCTGATTCCCTTCGAAATTGGCATCACCCTGGACAAGGCCATCGAACAGGAAGCGGAACTGCGCCGGCTGTACGAGAACGATGAGGAAATTCGGACCCTGATCGACCTGGCCCGCAAGCTGGAAGGGCTGGCGCGCAATGTCGGCAAGCACGCCGGCGGGGTGGTGATCGCGCCGTCCACCCTGACCGACTTTTCGCCGCTGTACTGCGAAGAGGGCGACGCTGGGGCGGTGACCCAGTTCGACAAGGACGACGTCGAGTCGGCTGGGCTGGTGAAATTCGACTTCCTGGGCCTGCGGACCCTGACCATCATCGACTGGGCGGTACAGGCCACCAACCGCAAACGGGCGAGGGCGGGCGAGCCGCCGCTCGATATCGCGACGATTCCCCTGAACGACGCGCCGACCTTCGATCTGTTGAAACGCTACCAGACCACGGCGGTGTTCCAGTTGGAATCCAGCGGCATGAAGGATCTGATTCGCCGCTTGCAGCCGGACTGTTTCGAGGACATCGTGGCGCTGGTGGCCCTGTTTCGGCCGGGACCGCTGCAATCGGGCATGGTGGATGACTTTATCGACCGCAAGCACGGCCGCGCCCGCATCGAATATCCCCATCCGACGCTGACAACGATTCTCCAACCCACCTACGGTGTCATCCTCTATCAGGAACAGGTGATGCAAATTGCCCAGGTGCTGGCGGGGTATAGCCTGGGCGGAGCGGATTTGCTCAGGCGGGCCATGGGCAAAAAGGACGCCGAGAAGATGGCCAAGGAGCGGGAGGGGTTTGTGAAAGGCGCGACGGAGCACGCGGTCGAGCCGGAAACTGCGTCTTATATATTTGATTTAATTGATAAATTCGCGGGCTATGGTTTTAATAAAAGCCATAGCGCCGCCTATGCCCTGGTGTCTTACCAGACCGCCTGGCTGAAGGCGCATTATCCGGCGGCGTTCATGGCGGCGGTGCTGTCCTCGGACATGGACAAGACCGACAAGGTGGTGGTGTTCATCGAGGAATGCCGCTGCATGGGTCTCAAGCTGGCGCCGCCGGCCATCAACGCGTCCGAGTACCGCTTCACGGTCGGCGCAAGCGGCGAGATTCTCTACGGTCTGGGGGCGATCAAGGGGGCAGGCGAAGGCGCCATCGAGGCGCTGCTGCGCGAGCGGGAGCGGGGTGGGCCGTACCGCGATTTGTTCGACCTGTGCCAGCGGGTGGATTTGCGTAAGCTCAACCGCCGGGTGCTGGAAGCGCTGGTCCGTTCCGGAGCCTTCGACGAACTCGGCGCCAACCGGGCGACATTGGCGGCGCAATTACCGGAGGCGCTGCGACTGGCCGAGCAGCATTCCCGCAATGACGCCGCCGGCCAGAACGATATGTTCGGACTGGCCGCCGAAGAAACACCAGCGCGGCCACCGTATGCCGCTGTCACCGAAAGTACGGATAAGCCGGCGGTACAATTGGATTGCACGGCAACGCCGCCCATGGGGCGCTTGGGGAATGTCCAGCGGGAATGGGACGAAGAAGAGCGGTTACGCGGCGAGAAGGAAACGTTGGGGGTGTACCTGACCGGTCACCCGATCAATCGCTTGAAGTCGGAGCTAACCGCGCTGGGCGCGACCCGGCTGCGCGATCTGAGCGAGAACGGCGGCAGTTCACGTCGAGGCAACGACCGTTCGCTGACCGTCGCTGGACTGGTGGTCAGCCTGCGGACCCGCAATGCCAACCGGGGCGGGCGAATCGCCTTCGTGACCTTGGATGACGGCGGCGGGCGGATGGAACTGCGCATCTTTCCCGAAGTGTACGAACAGCATCGGTTACTGATCGTCGAGGACGCCATTCTGTTGGTGCAGGGGAATTTGGGTTGGGACGAGTTCAACCAAACCACCCGGCTGAACGTCGAGCGAGTGTTGGATCTGGACAGCGCGCGCGCCGAACGGGCTCGGCGGCTGCAACTACGCCTGGACGCGGAACAGTGCGCGGCGGGCGTGTCGCGGAAACTGGCCGGCGTGCTGGCCGAGCATCGCGCCGACGGCCGCTGCGTGGTATGGGTGGAGTACCTCGGTTCCAGCGCGCGGGTGGAACTGGCATTCGGTTCGGACTGGCGGGTCAAGCCATGTGAAGCGCTCCTGCGCCGACTGCGGGAGCTGGCCGGCGCGGAGGCAGTGCGGTTGTTGTACGACCCACAGCCAGTTACTGATCGTAGCGCATCTTGA
- the rnhB gene encoding ribonuclease HII, producing the protein MTLEGTSMPDTLLIAGVDEVGRGPLAGPVVAAAVILDPARPIAGLADSKQLSPARRERLALDIRANALAWALGRAEVAEIDRLNIFQAALLAMRRAVEALSVTPDQVLVDGKHCPPLACPCTAIVKGDATVPAISAASILAKVARDAELRELHERYPHYDFARHKGYPTAVHREALRRFGPCPEHRRSFAPVAAALQAAILIEEGL; encoded by the coding sequence ATGACTCTTGAAGGAACCTCCATGCCCGACACCCTCCTGATCGCCGGCGTGGACGAAGTGGGACGCGGCCCGCTGGCCGGTCCCGTGGTCGCCGCCGCCGTCATTCTCGATCCCGCCCGCCCCATCGCCGGCCTGGCTGATTCCAAGCAACTCAGCCCCGCCCGCCGCGAACGACTGGCGCTGGACATCCGCGCCAACGCGCTGGCCTGGGCGCTGGGTCGCGCCGAGGTCGCCGAAATCGACCGGCTCAACATTTTCCAGGCTGCGCTGCTGGCAATGCGGCGGGCGGTCGAAGCCCTGTCCGTGACCCCGGATCAAGTGCTGGTGGACGGCAAGCACTGTCCACCGCTGGCTTGCCCCTGTACAGCCATCGTCAAGGGCGATGCCACCGTGCCGGCGATCAGTGCCGCCTCGATTCTGGCGAAGGTGGCGCGGGACGCTGAACTGCGCGAACTGCACGAGCGTTATCCACACTACGATTTCGCCCGCCACAAGGGTTACCCGACCGCCGTCCACCGGGAAGCGTTGCGCCGCTTCGGCCCCTGTCCCGAACACCGCCGCTCTTTCGCGCCGGTCGCCGCCGCGCTGCAAGCCGCCATCCTCATCGAGGAAGGGCTATGA
- a CDS encoding PIN domain nuclease — MILVDSSVWIDYFRGTITVQTERLDALLGSEPLAVGDLILTEVLQGFNSERDFNQARKLLSSLDVVEIGGREIAIQAARHFRALRRLGVTARKTIDTLIATFCIEKDYALLYSDREFEPFVERFGMRSAMVQSYTNSE; from the coding sequence GTGATCCTGGTCGATTCCAGCGTCTGGATCGACTACTTCAGGGGAACCATCACCGTGCAGACCGAGCGTCTGGATGCGCTGCTGGGCAGCGAGCCCTTGGCGGTGGGAGACCTCATCCTGACCGAAGTCCTGCAAGGGTTTAACAGCGAACGAGACTTCAACCAGGCTCGCAAGTTGCTAAGCTCCCTGGACGTGGTGGAAATCGGGGGGCGGGAAATCGCCATTCAGGCCGCCCGTCACTTCCGCGCCTTGCGGCGGCTCGGCGTTACAGCGAGGAAAACCATCGACACGCTGATCGCAACGTTCTGTATTGAAAAAGATTATGCTTTGCTGTACAGCGACCGCGAGTTCGAGCCATTCGTTGAACGCTTCGGCATGCGCTCCGCGATGGTACAGAGTTATACCAATTCTGAATAG
- a CDS encoding type II toxin-antitoxin system VapB family antitoxin has product MRTNIVIDDQLMEETLRVTGLKTKREVVELGLRTLLRLRQQEEIRRFRGKLDWQGDLDAMRTDR; this is encoded by the coding sequence ATGCGTACCAATATCGTGATCGACGATCAACTCATGGAGGAGACCTTGCGCGTGACGGGTTTGAAGACCAAGCGCGAGGTCGTTGAATTGGGCCTGCGCACCTTGTTGCGATTGCGCCAGCAGGAAGAAATCCGCCGCTTTCGCGGCAAGCTCGACTGGCAAGGCGACCTCGACGCCATGAGAACCGACCGGTGA
- a CDS encoding integron integrase encodes MAVKPRLLDQVRDKIRFKHYSIRTEHTYVDWIKRYILFHGKRHPQEMGKQEAEQFLSHLAVDRNVAASTQNQALSAILFLYKEVLEQDIGWLENVERAKRPARLPVVLTATEVRAVLAHLEGRHRLMANLLYGAGLRLMECVRLRVKDLDFEYRQITVRDGKGQKDRLTMLPDALIAPLQTHLADVKILHEQDLCEGFGNVYLPFALERKYPNAGREWGWQYVFPASQRSVDPRSRIERRHHLDEQTLQRAFKKAVRAASITKSASCHSLRHSFATHLLMSGYDIRTVQELLGHKDVSTTMIYTHVLNRGGKGVVSPLDAI; translated from the coding sequence ATGGCTGTCAAGCCCAGGTTACTTGATCAGGTTCGAGACAAAATCCGCTTCAAACATTACAGCATCCGTACCGAGCACACTTATGTCGACTGGATCAAGCGCTACATCCTGTTTCACGGCAAGCGGCATCCCCAGGAAATGGGCAAGCAAGAAGCCGAGCAGTTCTTGTCTCACTTGGCCGTGGATCGCAACGTGGCTGCCTCCACCCAAAACCAGGCCCTCAGCGCCATCCTGTTCCTGTACAAAGAAGTCCTCGAACAAGACATCGGTTGGCTGGAGAACGTGGAACGGGCCAAACGTCCCGCCCGGCTGCCGGTTGTCCTCACCGCCACCGAAGTGCGTGCCGTGCTCGCCCATCTCGAAGGGCGCCACCGTCTCATGGCTAACCTCCTGTACGGTGCCGGCTTGCGGCTGATGGAATGTGTCCGCTTGCGGGTGAAAGACCTCGATTTCGAATACCGGCAAATCACCGTGCGGGATGGCAAGGGCCAAAAAGACCGCCTGACGATGCTACCGGACGCCCTGATCGCACCGCTCCAGACCCACTTGGCCGATGTCAAGATTCTACACGAGCAAGATTTGTGTGAAGGCTTCGGCAACGTCTACCTGCCGTTCGCCTTGGAGCGCAAGTATCCCAACGCTGGCCGGGAATGGGGCTGGCAATATGTCTTTCCCGCCTCACAACGCTCCGTCGACCCACGCTCTCGTATCGAACGCCGCCACCACCTCGATGAGCAAACCCTGCAACGGGCGTTCAAGAAAGCCGTGCGCGCGGCCAGCATCACCAAATCGGCCTCCTGCCATTCGCTCCGCCACAGTTTCGCCACGCATCTGCTCATGTCGGGCTACGATATTCGCACCGTCCAGGAATTACTGGGCCATAAGGACGTCAGCACCACCATGATCTACACGCACGTTCTCAACCGGGGTGGCAAGGGCGTGGTCAGCCCGCTGGATGCGATCTGA
- a CDS encoding sel1 repeat family protein — protein MAALRKAAELGCTASQNELGALLLSHNKAIEAMEWFSQSAAKGNMYAQANIGWGYYSGNGVTQSYPLALSWYKKAAEQGHPESQYNLGLMYADALGTSKNLEAAEHWLVLASNGGVASASEALARVRRKT, from the coding sequence TTGGCCGCATTGCGCAAAGCCGCAGAATTGGGCTGTACAGCGTCGCAAAATGAATTGGGTGCGCTTCTGTTGAGTCACAACAAAGCGATTGAAGCTATGGAGTGGTTCAGTCAATCGGCGGCGAAAGGGAATATGTATGCTCAAGCCAATATTGGTTGGGGGTATTATTCCGGCAATGGAGTAACTCAAAGTTATCCGCTCGCATTGAGCTGGTACAAGAAGGCGGCGGAACAAGGGCACCCCGAGTCGCAATACAATCTTGGCCTGATGTATGCGGATGCTTTAGGCACGAGCAAGAATCTTGAAGCGGCGGAGCATTGGCTGGTCTTAGCAAGCAACGGTGGTGTGGCAAGTGCATCGGAGGCATTGGCCCGTGTGCGAAGAAAAACATAA
- a CDS encoding N-acetyltransferase yields MQTIIRQELPSDVVAIRAATEAAFLNAPHTDHTEQFVVGALREAGALSISLVAVRAGVVIGHVAVSPVTISGGVSGWYGLGPISVIPDLQGQGIGALLMRAALTQLQDMGASGCVLLGDPAYYSRFGFKAESSLVLPNVPPEYFQALSFGQPLPSGVVKYHAAFSAQG; encoded by the coding sequence GTGCAAACCATCATCCGCCAGGAATTACCTTCTGATGTTGTGGCCATCCGCGCCGCGACTGAGGCGGCCTTCCTGAATGCGCCGCACACAGATCACACCGAGCAATTCGTTGTAGGGGCCCTACGCGAGGCCGGCGCCCTAAGCATTTCGCTTGTTGCGGTCCGGGCTGGGGTGGTCATAGGACATGTGGCGGTTTCTCCGGTCACTATTTCGGGCGGTGTGTCTGGCTGGTATGGGTTAGGCCCCATTTCCGTCATCCCGGATCTGCAAGGTCAGGGTATTGGTGCTCTGCTCATGAGGGCCGCCCTAACCCAACTGCAAGATATGGGGGCTTCGGGCTGTGTGCTGCTCGGAGACCCGGCCTACTACTCACGCTTCGGCTTCAAGGCAGAAAGTTCGCTGGTGTTGCCAAATGTACCCCCTGAATATTTTCAGGCATTGTCCTTTGGCCAGCCGTTGCCCTCTGGCGTCGTCAAGTATCACGCAGCATTTAGTGCGCAGGGCTAA